The following are encoded in a window of Pseudomonas multiresinivorans genomic DNA:
- a CDS encoding asparaginase: MRRVKNLFVLYTGGTIGMLQTAEGLAPAGGFEARMREQLHGHGETQLDWSFTELQPLLDSANMTQANWLAMRDAIVNAVEQGGHDGVLVLHGTDTLAYSAAALSFLLLGLNIPVVLTGSMQPMGAPGSDAPANLLGALNVLEAGVEKGVWLYFNGELMHGARVTKLRSEAFDAFAVLPRERKGERAESLPAELSYRQPRQPVNLAVLPLFPGLRAEHLRALLGSGVQALLLECYGSGTGPSDNEELLAVLREAHARGVVLAAISQCPQGHVAFDVYAAGSRLRDAGLVSGGGMTREAALGKLFSLIGSGLAPAETQRLFALDLCGERVETN, translated from the coding sequence ATGCGGCGCGTGAAGAACCTCTTCGTCCTCTATACCGGCGGCACCATCGGCATGCTGCAGACCGCCGAAGGCCTGGCGCCGGCTGGCGGTTTCGAAGCTCGCATGCGCGAACAATTGCATGGCCACGGCGAGACTCAACTCGACTGGTCATTTACCGAGCTCCAGCCGCTGCTCGACAGCGCCAACATGACCCAGGCCAACTGGCTGGCCATGCGTGACGCCATCGTCAATGCGGTGGAGCAGGGTGGCCACGACGGCGTGCTGGTGCTGCACGGCACCGACACCCTCGCTTATAGCGCGGCCGCGCTGTCGTTCCTGCTGCTTGGCCTGAATATCCCTGTGGTGCTCACCGGCTCCATGCAGCCGATGGGGGCGCCGGGCAGCGATGCACCGGCGAACCTGCTGGGTGCGCTGAACGTATTGGAGGCCGGCGTCGAGAAGGGCGTCTGGTTGTACTTCAATGGTGAGCTGATGCATGGCGCCCGCGTCACCAAGCTGCGCAGCGAGGCTTTCGATGCCTTTGCCGTGTTGCCGCGTGAGCGCAAGGGTGAGCGCGCGGAATCGCTTCCTGCCGAACTGAGCTACCGCCAGCCGCGCCAACCAGTGAACCTCGCCGTGCTGCCGCTGTTCCCCGGTCTGCGAGCCGAGCATCTGCGTGCGCTGCTAGGCAGTGGCGTGCAGGCGTTGCTGCTGGAGTGCTACGGCAGCGGCACCGGTCCGTCGGATAACGAGGAACTGCTGGCGGTATTGCGCGAGGCTCACGCTCGCGGCGTGGTGCTGGCTGCGATCAGCCAATGCCCGCAGGGGCACGTGGCGTTCGACGTCTATGCCGCGGGCAGTCGCCTGCGCGATGCCGGATTGGTGTCGGGTGGGGGAATGACCCGCGAAGCGGCGCTGGGCAAGTTGTTCAGCCTGATCGGCAGCGGCCTGGCCCCGGCCGAGACACAGCGCCTGTTCGCCCTCGACCTGTGCGGCGAGCGCGTCGAAACGAATTAA
- the fhuB gene encoding Fe(3+)-hydroxamate ABC transporter permease FhuB: protein MPESTLGLAAPRRGLPIGPTLCTLLLALLAALLVFHGLQGALPRELWWQALWSPDLDDVRQVLLHFSFFPRLAVSLMAGAALALAGTLFQQILRNPLAEPVTLGVSAGANLALSAATIFAPTLLVHGLEAVTLTGAALATALLFAFAWGRTLSPLRFILAGMVISLYCMSLNALLVLFNHDYLIDLLLWQAGSLNQSGWDGVLYLAPRLAVAMVIALLMVRPLAALGLEDEGAAAVGVNLRRTRVLGLAVAVALSAFVTSAVGMLAFVGLAAPAIARLCGARTLKQRLIWAPLLGAALLCVVDQIARELSRFAGEIPAGILTGIFSVPLLLWLLSRQRSGGIIPRPAPARPQREHPWRLIIGMAILLALLTLPAIYFAVDANGWHWGDAGLSDAIAQWRVPRVLGSLAAGAMLAVAGLLVQRLTGNPMASPEVLGATSGAAIAVLVLFLVIPQPQAYMVPAASIGALLTLGLLLWFAWRKTFNAERLLLTGVCLTTLLHSLSTLLLASGDPRMTAMMSWMTGSTYQVDVTSASTGLVVGALMIGVSLLLARPLDLLTLGNGTATALGLRLRGSHLAILLTAAVLTATATIIVGPLSFVGLIGPHIARHLGVRRAAPQLLLSALAGALIMVVADWLGRNIAYPWPVSAGLLAAFIGCPYFLWLMHRERRG, encoded by the coding sequence ATGCCTGAATCGACCCTCGGACTCGCCGCACCACGCCGCGGCCTGCCGATTGGCCCGACGCTCTGTACGCTGCTGCTGGCGCTCCTCGCCGCGCTGCTGGTGTTCCATGGCCTGCAAGGCGCCCTGCCCCGCGAACTCTGGTGGCAGGCCTTGTGGTCGCCGGACCTGGACGACGTGCGTCAGGTGCTGCTGCACTTCAGCTTCTTCCCGCGCCTGGCGGTGAGCCTGATGGCTGGTGCCGCACTGGCCCTGGCCGGCACGCTGTTCCAGCAGATCCTCCGTAACCCGCTGGCCGAACCGGTGACGCTGGGCGTTTCCGCCGGCGCCAACCTGGCACTGTCGGCCGCCACCATCTTCGCCCCGACGCTGCTGGTGCATGGCCTGGAAGCCGTCACCCTGACCGGCGCCGCGCTCGCCACCGCCCTGCTGTTCGCCTTTGCCTGGGGCCGCACGCTGTCACCGCTGCGTTTCATCCTCGCCGGCATGGTCATCAGCCTCTATTGCATGTCGCTCAACGCGCTGCTGGTGCTGTTCAACCACGACTACCTGATCGACCTGCTGCTCTGGCAGGCCGGCTCGCTGAACCAGAGTGGCTGGGACGGCGTGCTGTACCTCGCCCCGCGCCTGGCGGTGGCCATGGTCATCGCCCTGCTGATGGTGCGCCCGCTGGCAGCCCTGGGCCTGGAAGATGAAGGCGCGGCGGCAGTCGGCGTCAACCTGCGCCGGACCCGCGTGCTGGGCCTCGCCGTGGCCGTGGCGCTGAGTGCCTTCGTGACCAGTGCCGTGGGTATGCTCGCCTTCGTCGGCCTTGCCGCACCGGCCATTGCCCGCCTGTGTGGTGCCCGCACGCTGAAGCAACGGCTGATCTGGGCGCCACTGCTGGGCGCCGCGCTCCTCTGCGTGGTGGACCAGATCGCCCGCGAGCTGTCGCGCTTCGCCGGGGAAATTCCCGCCGGCATCCTCACCGGCATTTTCAGCGTTCCGCTGCTGCTGTGGCTGCTCAGCCGCCAGCGCAGCGGCGGGATCATCCCGCGCCCGGCACCGGCCAGGCCGCAGCGGGAGCATCCGTGGCGACTGATCATCGGCATGGCCATCCTGCTCGCCTTGCTGACGCTGCCGGCAATCTACTTCGCGGTGGACGCCAACGGCTGGCACTGGGGCGACGCCGGGCTCAGCGACGCCATAGCGCAATGGCGTGTACCGCGCGTACTCGGCTCGCTCGCCGCCGGCGCCATGCTGGCCGTCGCCGGCCTGCTGGTGCAGCGCCTGACCGGCAACCCCATGGCCAGCCCGGAAGTCCTCGGCGCGACCTCCGGCGCGGCGATCGCCGTGCTGGTGTTGTTCCTGGTAATCCCGCAGCCGCAGGCCTACATGGTGCCGGCCGCCAGCATCGGCGCGCTTCTGACCCTAGGCCTGCTGCTGTGGTTCGCCTGGCGCAAGACCTTCAACGCCGAGCGGCTGCTGTTGACCGGCGTGTGCCTGACCACCTTGCTGCACTCGTTGAGTACGTTGCTACTGGCCAGCGGTGACCCGCGCATGACCGCGATGATGAGCTGGATGACCGGCTCGACCTATCAGGTGGATGTGACGTCCGCGAGCACCGGCCTGGTCGTCGGAGCACTGATGATCGGTGTCAGTCTGCTGCTGGCCCGCCCGCTGGACCTGCTGACCCTGGGCAACGGCACCGCGACTGCGCTGGGCTTGCGGTTGCGCGGGAGTCACCTGGCAATCCTGCTGACTGCCGCCGTGCTGACCGCCACCGCCACCATCATCGTCGGCCCGCTGAGCTTCGTCGGCCTGATCGGCCCGCACATCGCCCGCCACCTGGGCGTACGCCGCGCTGCGCCGCAATTGCTGCTGAGCGCGCTGGCCGGAGCCTTGATCATGGTGGTGGCGGACTGGCTGGGGCGGAACATCGCCTATCCCTGGCCGGTCTCCGCGGGCCTGCTGGCGGCGTTCATCGGTTGCCCGTACTTCCTCTGGCTGATGCATCGGGAGCGGCGGGGCTGA
- a CDS encoding OprD family porin, whose amino-acid sequence MLRHLPHLTISVCLLPALPALASADEGGFLDDAKASLLLRNFYMNRNYVGEARQDKAEEWTQSFILDARSGYTQGTVGLGLDVLGLYSLKLDGGKGTAGTQLLPTHDDGRPADDFGRLAMAGKAKVSNTELKAGEWMVVLPILRSDDGRSLPQTFQGAQVTSKEIDGLTLYGGQFRQNSPRNDASMEDMSLFNRPAYTSDRFNFAGGEYRFNGDRTLVGLWNAQLKDIYQQQYLQLQHSQPLGNWVLGANIGYFWGKKDGSAKAGDLDNRTFSGMFSAKYGASTFYLGLQKVMGEDEWFRVNGTSGGTLANDSYNASYESAKERSWQLRHDYDFAAFGIPGLTLMNRYIHGDNVHNASTRDGSEWGRESELAYTVQSGTFRTLNVKWRNSTMRRDWASTNSFDENRLIISYPLSQL is encoded by the coding sequence ATGCTCCGCCACCTGCCGCATCTCACCATCAGCGTCTGCCTGCTACCCGCCCTGCCCGCCCTGGCCAGTGCCGACGAAGGCGGCTTTCTCGATGACGCCAAGGCCAGCCTGCTGCTGCGCAACTTCTACATGAACCGCAATTACGTCGGCGAAGCCCGGCAGGACAAGGCCGAGGAATGGACCCAGAGCTTCATCCTCGACGCCCGCTCCGGCTACACCCAGGGCACCGTCGGGCTCGGCCTGGACGTGCTCGGGCTTTACAGCCTGAAGCTCGATGGCGGCAAGGGCACGGCCGGCACCCAGTTGCTGCCGACCCACGACGACGGCCGCCCGGCCGACGATTTCGGTCGCCTGGCGATGGCCGGCAAGGCCAAGGTGTCGAACACCGAACTCAAGGCCGGTGAATGGATGGTGGTGTTGCCGATCTTGCGCTCCGACGACGGCCGCTCGCTGCCGCAGACCTTCCAGGGCGCCCAGGTCACCTCGAAGGAAATCGACGGCCTGACGCTCTACGGCGGCCAGTTCCGCCAGAACAGCCCGCGCAACGACGCCAGCATGGAAGACATGTCACTGTTCAACCGCCCCGCCTACACCTCGGACCGCTTCAACTTCGCCGGTGGCGAATACCGCTTCAACGGCGACCGCACGCTGGTCGGCCTGTGGAATGCGCAGCTGAAGGACATCTACCAGCAGCAATACCTGCAGCTGCAGCACAGCCAGCCGCTGGGCAATTGGGTACTCGGTGCGAATATCGGCTACTTCTGGGGCAAGAAGGATGGCAGTGCCAAGGCCGGAGACCTCGACAACCGGACATTCTCCGGGATGTTCTCGGCCAAGTACGGTGCGAGTACCTTCTACCTCGGCCTGCAGAAGGTCATGGGCGAGGACGAGTGGTTCCGCGTCAACGGCACCAGCGGCGGCACCCTGGCCAACGACAGCTACAACGCCAGCTACGAAAGCGCGAAGGAGCGCTCCTGGCAACTGCGCCATGACTACGACTTCGCCGCTTTCGGTATTCCTGGCCTGACCCTGATGAACCGCTACATCCACGGCGACAACGTGCACAACGCCAGCACCCGCGACGGCAGCGAATGGGGGCGCGAGAGCGAACTGGCGTACACGGTGCAGAGCGGCACCTTCAGGACGCTGAACGTCAAGTGGCGCAACTCGACCATGCGCCGGGACTGGGCCAGCACCAACAGCTTCGACGAGAATCGGCTGATCATCAGCTATCCGCTGTCGCAGCTGTAA
- a CDS encoding response regulator transcription factor, whose product MDARKPVVYIVDDDKDLRTSLAWLLESVSIESLCYGGAEEFLREYDPKLPACLVLDVRMPETSGFQLQEMLNDKGIALPTIFVTAHGDIPMSVKAMKNGALDFVEKPYNPQQMLDRIQAALKSAVQVHAGQEQKQVLQHKLDLLTGREREILMMVVDGKASKVIARELNISVKTVDVHRTKIKEKMGVSSIAMLVREVLNVPLEESRP is encoded by the coding sequence ATGGATGCTAGAAAACCCGTGGTCTACATCGTCGACGACGACAAGGACCTGCGCACCTCCCTCGCCTGGCTGCTCGAATCGGTCAGCATCGAATCGCTGTGCTACGGCGGCGCCGAGGAGTTCCTGCGCGAATACGATCCCAAGCTCCCCGCCTGCCTGGTGCTCGATGTGCGCATGCCCGAGACCAGTGGGTTCCAGTTGCAGGAAATGCTCAACGACAAGGGCATCGCCCTGCCGACCATCTTCGTCACCGCCCATGGCGACATCCCCATGTCGGTGAAGGCGATGAAGAACGGCGCGCTGGATTTCGTCGAGAAGCCCTACAACCCGCAGCAGATGCTCGATCGCATCCAGGCGGCGCTGAAAAGCGCAGTGCAGGTGCATGCCGGGCAGGAGCAGAAGCAGGTCCTGCAGCACAAGCTGGACCTGCTGACCGGACGGGAACGGGAAATCCTGATGATGGTGGTGGACGGCAAGGCCAGCAAGGTCATCGCCCGCGAGCTGAACATCAGCGTCAAGACGGTCGATGTGCACCGTACCAAGATCAAGGAAAAGATGGGCGTGAGCAGCATCGCCATGCTGGTGCGCGAAGTGCTCAACGTGCCGCTGGAAGAATCGCGCCCCTGA
- a CDS encoding PilT/PilU family type 4a pilus ATPase, with product MDIQAMLKILATQDGSDLYLSTGAPPCAKFNGVLKPLSSEPMKAGDVARIGYGLMDEEQRAEFDRELEMNLAISVPGVGRFRINLFKQRNEVSIVARNIKLDIPLFDDLKLPEVLLKVVMEKRGLVLFVGGTGSGKSTSLAALIDHRNRNSGGHIITIEDPIEYVHRHRKSIINQREVGVDTRSFHAALKNTLRQAPDVILIGEIRDRETMEHALAFADTGHLAISTLHANNANQALDRIINFFPEERRPQLLNDLGNNLKAFVSQRLVRTQDGKRRAAVEVLLGTATISDIIKRGDFSSIKEIMDKSRALGMQTFDQALFDLAVEGAITEEEAVKNADSANNLRLKLKLYKDNPGSVGSTATPAAAKPAAPAPVAPPPATQPVEASSWGLELALEEIEAEDAEKPGGQ from the coding sequence ATGGATATCCAAGCGATGCTCAAGATCCTGGCCACCCAGGATGGTTCGGATCTTTACCTCTCCACCGGCGCGCCGCCCTGCGCCAAGTTCAACGGGGTGCTCAAGCCCCTGTCCAGCGAGCCGATGAAGGCCGGCGACGTCGCCCGCATCGGCTATGGGCTGATGGACGAGGAGCAGCGCGCGGAGTTCGACCGAGAGCTGGAGATGAACCTGGCGATTTCCGTGCCCGGCGTAGGCCGCTTCCGGATCAACCTGTTCAAGCAGCGCAACGAAGTGTCGATCGTGGCGCGCAATATCAAGCTGGATATCCCGCTGTTCGACGACCTGAAGCTGCCCGAAGTGCTGCTCAAGGTGGTCATGGAGAAGCGCGGCCTGGTGCTCTTCGTCGGCGGCACCGGCTCGGGCAAGTCCACTTCCCTGGCGGCCCTGATCGACCACCGCAACCGCAATAGCGGCGGCCACATCATCACCATCGAAGACCCCATCGAGTACGTGCACCGGCACCGCAAGTCGATCATCAACCAGCGCGAGGTGGGCGTGGATACCCGCAGCTTCCATGCCGCGTTGAAGAACACCCTGCGCCAGGCGCCGGACGTGATCCTGATCGGCGAGATCCGCGACCGCGAGACCATGGAGCACGCCCTGGCCTTCGCCGATACCGGCCACCTGGCGATCTCCACGCTGCACGCCAACAACGCGAACCAGGCGCTGGACCGCATCATCAACTTCTTCCCCGAGGAGCGCCGGCCACAGCTGCTCAACGACCTGGGCAACAACCTCAAGGCCTTCGTTTCCCAGCGCCTGGTGCGCACCCAGGACGGCAAGCGCCGCGCGGCAGTGGAAGTGCTGCTGGGCACGGCGACCATCAGCGACATCATCAAGCGCGGCGACTTCAGTTCGATCAAGGAGATCATGGACAAGTCCCGTGCCCTGGGCATGCAGACCTTCGACCAGGCGCTGTTCGACCTGGCGGTGGAAGGAGCGATCACCGAGGAAGAGGCGGTGAAGAACGCCGACTCGGCGAACAACCTGCGACTGAAGCTCAAGCTGTACAAGGACAACCCGGGCAGCGTCGGCAGCACTGCCACCCCCGCGGCCGCCAAGCCGGCCGCCCCGGCGCCGGTTGCTCCGCCGCCGGCCACCCAGCCGGTCGAAGCTTCCAGCTGGGGGCTGGAACTCGCTCTAGAGGAAATCGAGGCGGAAGACGCCGAGAAGCCGGGCGGGCAGTAA
- the hpaC gene encoding 4-hydroxyphenylacetate 3-monooxygenase, reductase component, whose protein sequence is MANTLSQTQIDFRNAMAQLPAAVNIITTNGPEGRCGITASAVCSVTDSPPTVLVCVNRGSATHDVFRSNGHLCVNVLCGEQEELAKHFAGMTKVSMEERFAWDLWEDGYAGLPVLRQALVSLEGRISDCKEVGSHTVMFVELEKVAVRERQDSLVYFNRVFHRVDREAVRCAS, encoded by the coding sequence ATGGCCAACACCCTCAGCCAGACCCAGATCGACTTCCGCAACGCCATGGCGCAACTGCCGGCGGCGGTGAACATCATCACCACCAACGGCCCGGAAGGCCGCTGCGGCATCACTGCCAGCGCGGTCTGCTCGGTCACCGATTCGCCGCCCACCGTTCTGGTCTGCGTCAACCGCGGCAGCGCCACCCATGACGTGTTCCGCAGCAACGGCCACCTGTGCGTCAACGTGCTGTGCGGCGAGCAGGAAGAGCTGGCCAAGCATTTCGCCGGGATGACCAAGGTCTCGATGGAAGAACGCTTCGCCTGGGACCTCTGGGAAGACGGCTACGCCGGCCTGCCGGTGCTGCGCCAGGCGCTGGTCAGCCTGGAGGGTCGCATCAGCGACTGCAAGGAAGTCGGCTCGCACACCGTGATGTTCGTCGAATTGGAAAAGGTCGCTGTGCGGGAGCGCCAGGACAGCCTGGTGTACTTCAACCGCGTGTTCCATCGCGTCGACCGCGAGGCCGTGCGCTGCGCCAGCTGA
- a CDS encoding alanine/glycine:cation symporter family protein, with the protein MLDAINDFLSGKVLIVLIVGLGAYFTIRSRFVQFRHFGHMFGVFKESIRGQSGQLSSFQALMLSLAGRVGAGNIAGVGIAVTLGGPGAVFWMWVTALVGMSSSFFECTLAQVYKRSDGNGLYRGGPAYYIQHGLKLRWMAMTFAVLLLVTYGFAFNGLQAFTVTHSLQNAFDIPVLYSGIALAVLLAIVFFGGIQRIAAVSDLLVPVKTLAYIAVTLYVIVTQIELVPGMLTTIVKSAFGLEPAFAGLLGSAIVMGVKRGVFANEAGLGSAPNVAAVAAVRHPASQGVVQAFSVFLDTFVICTCTALLILLSGFYTPGFEGDGITLTQNSLAAVVGDWGRIFVSVALSLFVFTCITYNYYLGENALQFIVGRSRAALIAFRILVLGLILWGSMQNLGTVFAFADITMTCLAFVNLVALAMLIKTGLRVMRDYDEQRRAGIERPVFDASKFSDLDIDHDAWRDAHKINSTAPAHGSLPAQG; encoded by the coding sequence ATGCTCGACGCGATCAACGATTTCCTTTCCGGGAAAGTCCTCATCGTCCTCATCGTAGGACTCGGCGCGTATTTCACCATCCGCTCCCGTTTCGTCCAGTTCCGCCACTTCGGCCACATGTTCGGCGTGTTCAAGGAATCGATCCGTGGCCAGTCCGGCCAGCTGAGTTCGTTCCAGGCCCTGATGCTGAGCCTCGCCGGCCGCGTGGGCGCCGGCAATATCGCGGGTGTCGGCATCGCCGTGACCCTCGGTGGCCCCGGCGCCGTGTTCTGGATGTGGGTTACCGCGCTGGTGGGCATGTCCAGCAGCTTCTTCGAGTGCACCCTGGCCCAGGTCTACAAACGCAGCGACGGCAACGGCCTGTACCGCGGCGGCCCGGCCTACTACATCCAGCACGGCCTGAAGCTGCGCTGGATGGCCATGACCTTCGCAGTCCTGCTGCTGGTGACCTACGGCTTCGCCTTCAACGGCCTGCAAGCCTTCACCGTGACCCACTCGCTGCAGAATGCCTTCGACATCCCGGTCCTGTACTCGGGCATCGCCCTGGCCGTGCTGCTGGCCATCGTGTTCTTCGGCGGCATCCAGCGCATCGCCGCGGTCTCCGACCTGCTGGTGCCGGTCAAGACCCTGGCCTACATCGCGGTCACCCTGTACGTGATCGTCACCCAGATCGAACTGGTGCCGGGCATGCTGACCACCATCGTCAAGAGCGCCTTCGGCCTGGAACCGGCCTTCGCCGGCCTGCTGGGCAGCGCCATCGTGATGGGCGTGAAGCGCGGCGTGTTCGCCAACGAAGCGGGTCTGGGCAGTGCGCCGAACGTTGCCGCAGTCGCCGCCGTGCGTCACCCGGCCTCCCAGGGCGTGGTCCAGGCATTCAGCGTATTCCTCGACACCTTCGTCATTTGCACCTGCACCGCGCTGCTGATCCTGCTCTCGGGCTTCTACACCCCGGGCTTCGAAGGCGACGGCATCACCCTGACCCAGAACTCGCTGGCTGCCGTGGTCGGTGACTGGGGCCGCATCTTCGTCAGCGTCGCTCTATCGCTGTTCGTGTTCACCTGCATCACCTACAACTACTACCTCGGCGAGAATGCCCTGCAGTTCATTGTCGGCCGCAGCCGCGCCGCGCTGATAGCCTTCCGCATCCTGGTGCTGGGCCTGATTCTCTGGGGCTCGATGCAGAACCTGGGCACCGTGTTCGCCTTCGCCGACATCACCATGACCTGTCTGGCCTTCGTCAACCTGGTGGCCCTGGCGATGCTGATCAAGACCGGCCTGCGCGTGATGCGCGACTACGACGAGCAGCGCCGCGCCGGCATCGAGCGCCCGGTGTTCGACGCCAGCAAGTTCTCCGACCTGGACATCGACCACGACGCCTGGCGCGACGCGCACAAGATCAACTCGACCGCTCCGGCCCACGGCAGCCTGCCCGCCCAGGGCTGA
- a CDS encoding DMT family transporter produces MSTSQSPLSGVHQPFKGILLIVLATFLFSSHDALSKYLASIYPIVMVVWARYVVHTLLMAGIFLPRAGLAVLRTRHPFLQTLRALCLLGTSFLFTTGLQYIPLAEATSVNFLAPLLVTALSVPLLGERVSFGQWAAVLVGFAGVLVIVHPGGDLFTPAVLLPFGSALCFSFYQLLTRKLSQVDSPTTSNFFAGLCNTLIVSALVPFFWQWPGLVHGLMMLALGTCGMTAHLFLTQAFKHAAPALLAPFSYCQIVFAGLLGLVIFGHTPEPSALLGIAVICGSGLAAAWLQSRKG; encoded by the coding sequence ATGAGTACCAGCCAATCGCCGTTGTCCGGCGTCCACCAGCCCTTCAAGGGCATCCTGCTCATTGTCCTGGCGACCTTCCTGTTCTCCAGCCACGACGCGCTGTCCAAGTACCTGGCGAGCATCTATCCCATCGTCATGGTGGTGTGGGCGCGCTATGTGGTGCACACGCTGCTGATGGCGGGCATCTTCCTGCCGCGCGCCGGCCTTGCGGTGCTGCGTACCCGCCATCCGTTCCTGCAGACGCTACGGGCGCTGTGCCTGCTGGGCACCAGCTTCCTGTTCACCACGGGGCTGCAGTACATCCCGCTGGCCGAGGCGACTTCGGTGAACTTCCTCGCGCCGCTGCTGGTAACGGCGCTGTCGGTGCCGCTGCTGGGCGAGCGGGTCAGTTTCGGCCAGTGGGCGGCGGTGCTGGTGGGATTCGCCGGCGTGCTGGTCATCGTCCACCCCGGCGGCGACCTGTTCACCCCGGCGGTGCTGCTGCCGTTCGGCTCGGCGCTGTGCTTCAGCTTCTACCAGCTGCTCACCCGCAAGCTCAGCCAGGTGGACAGCCCGACCACCAGCAACTTCTTCGCCGGGTTGTGCAACACCCTGATCGTCAGCGCGCTGGTGCCGTTCTTCTGGCAATGGCCGGGACTGGTTCACGGGCTGATGATGCTGGCCCTGGGCACCTGCGGGATGACCGCGCACCTGTTCCTGACCCAGGCTTTCAAGCATGCCGCGCCGGCGCTGCTGGCACCGTTCAGCTATTGCCAGATCGTTTTCGCCGGGCTGCTGGGCTTGGTGATCTTCGGCCATACGCCGGAGCCGTCGGCGCTGCTGGGCATCGCGGTGATCTGCGGCAGCGGGCTGGCGGCGGCCTGGCTACAGAGCCGCAAGGGGTAG
- a CDS encoding XRE family transcriptional regulator, translating to MSENLGPNLKLLCAHYRSISEVCRKLSINRAQFNKYLGGQSQPTAYNLKRIGDFFGAEDYELQLPPEQFARLIGARGTSQANVQRDDPLLEMLRPLRDHAGNLSRYCGYYFEYSNCMSVPGSTLLSLVHLYEQDGNFLFERQERQERSSSTDVQAEDWVRCRYLGAAFQLQDRVFLMDYESLTVNEMSQTILIPSFKSRITRLNGLKTGVSSGDRRTPACTRVVWEYLGPEINRISAYRQVKLYQPDDPRIDDDVRQRLQAGPIRHGLFEIE from the coding sequence ATGTCCGAAAACCTCGGCCCCAATCTCAAGCTGCTTTGCGCCCACTACCGCTCTATTTCGGAGGTTTGCCGCAAGCTTTCGATCAACCGCGCTCAGTTCAACAAGTACCTCGGCGGTCAGAGCCAGCCCACCGCGTACAACCTCAAACGTATTGGAGATTTCTTCGGCGCCGAGGACTACGAGCTGCAATTGCCGCCCGAGCAGTTCGCCCGGCTGATCGGCGCGCGCGGCACCTCGCAGGCCAACGTGCAACGCGACGATCCGTTGCTGGAAATGCTCCGCCCGCTGCGCGACCACGCGGGCAACCTGTCGCGCTACTGCGGCTACTACTTCGAGTATTCCAACTGCATGTCGGTCCCCGGCTCGACCCTGCTGTCGCTGGTCCATCTGTACGAACAGGATGGCAACTTCCTCTTCGAGCGGCAGGAGCGACAGGAGCGCTCCAGCAGTACCGACGTACAGGCCGAGGACTGGGTGCGTTGCCGCTACCTGGGCGCGGCTTTCCAACTGCAGGACCGGGTGTTCCTGATGGACTACGAGTCGCTCACCGTCAACGAGATGAGCCAGACCATCCTCATCCCCAGCTTCAAGAGCCGCATCACTCGCCTGAACGGGCTGAAGACCGGCGTATCCAGCGGCGACCGCCGCACCCCGGCCTGCACCCGCGTGGTCTGGGAATACCTGGGGCCGGAGATCAACCGCATCAGCGCCTACCGCCAGGTCAAGCTGTACCAGCCGGACGACCCGCGCATCGACGACGATGTACGCCAGCGCCTGCAGGCCGGGCCGATCCGCCACGGGTTGTTCGAGATCGAGTAA
- the catA gene encoding catechol 1,2-dioxygenase: protein MTVKISQTADIQTFFEEASGALNDQGNPRVKSLVLRILQDTAKLIEDMNVTPDEFWKAVDYLNRLGARQEAGLVVAGLGIEHYLDLLLDAQDAAVGIEGGTPRTIEGPLYVAGAPLSEGEARMDDGQDAGTVMFLSGRVFDLDGKPLAGAVVDLWHANTNGTYSYFDSTQSEYNLRRRIVTDAEGRYQARSIVPSGYGCPPDGPTQELLNQLGRHGQRPAHIHFFISAPGHRHLTTQINLAGDQYLWDDFAYATRDGLIGEVRFVDDAAAAKARGVEGRFAEIEFDLQLQQAVTADAEDRSNRPRALQQA from the coding sequence GTGACCGTGAAGATTTCCCAGACTGCCGATATCCAGACCTTCTTCGAAGAAGCCAGCGGCGCCTTGAACGACCAGGGCAACCCGCGCGTGAAGAGCCTCGTCCTGCGCATCCTGCAGGACACCGCGAAGCTCATCGAGGACATGAACGTCACCCCCGACGAGTTCTGGAAAGCCGTGGACTACCTCAACCGCCTGGGCGCTCGCCAGGAAGCCGGCCTGGTGGTCGCCGGCCTGGGCATCGAGCACTACCTCGACCTGCTGCTGGACGCACAGGACGCTGCCGTCGGCATCGAAGGCGGCACCCCGCGCACCATCGAAGGCCCGCTGTACGTGGCCGGCGCGCCGCTGTCCGAAGGCGAAGCGCGGATGGACGATGGCCAGGATGCGGGCACCGTGATGTTCCTCTCCGGCCGCGTGTTCGACCTCGACGGCAAGCCGCTGGCCGGCGCCGTGGTCGACCTCTGGCACGCCAACACCAACGGCACCTACTCGTACTTCGACAGCACCCAGTCCGAGTACAACCTGCGCCGGCGCATCGTCACCGACGCCGAGGGGCGCTACCAGGCCCGCAGCATCGTGCCCAGCGGCTATGGCTGCCCGCCGGACGGCCCGACCCAGGAGCTGCTCAACCAGCTCGGCCGCCACGGCCAGCGCCCGGCGCACATCCACTTCTTCATTTCCGCGCCGGGGCATCGCCACCTGACCACGCAGATCAACCTGGCCGGCGACCAGTACCTGTGGGACGACTTCGCCTACGCCACCCGCGACGGGCTGATCGGCGAAGTGCGTTTCGTCGACGACGCAGCTGCCGCCAAGGCACGTGGAGTGGAAGGGCGCTTCGCCGAGATCGAGTTCGATCTCCAGCTGCAGCAGGCCGTTACCGCCGATGCCGAAGACCGCAGCAACCGTCCCCGCGCCTTGCAGCAAGCCTGA